A genome region from Bradyrhizobium sp. WSM1417 includes the following:
- a CDS encoding ATP-binding protein, with protein MKIRPYDRSSLWRAAFAERSEDPDRRDREALAEAYRQLRDRAGVLVGEIHAALPNLTVHDLTHADSLWDVTSEICGPDFKINPLEAFVLGASFLLHDAGMAFAAYRKGIMDIENSLEWRDAVVAAWKSRGVEDPTGHQREQPPSDVSDEAIFQVLRERHASQAKELAVALWTLPSGRALALVQNDDLLESYGLLIGDISASHHWPLPEVARYFGDSTPASAAWPRDWDVDGLTLASILRCADACAIDETRAPSFLYAIRKPVGVSKRHWNFQNKIYPAKRREDGLIFESKSSFQANEADDWWLCFDAIEVADRELRGVDALLADRRRRALAARRVIGAGDPDILSSSVKVSGWRPVNTLPKISDPSSIIERLGGKQLYGDEPIVPLRELIQNSVDAIRARRFVDPHFSPTSTERYPGQVLIEFERIPQSPEYWMIVEDNGIGMSERTITRSLLDFGTSFWASPAAARLYPGLPSERDFKPIGKFGIGFFSVFMYSDVVVVMSKEFRSGLDDWVLVSFQHGVRGRGDLSVVKMPKEISLPNANTRVKVRVGEDFLRSLSRRVWDVPRNDSLDDAQHSRLTARLSQLVCALDVRVTLRIDGNSISLNEPLIYEKDLETIWRLVNVDGKKDNSRQKNMLSLLATADRPYGYCGLNLGRYDHGAFKSVGGIVAINKYNERDPIVGVAEYGVSAANRSPENLAAPDEAISAWVKEQVKRVRKGKLSASEREHATWCLGRLVGDARPIFCVRTSEGALNLEQLVAAIGRTGSLTIPIYSYPTSASQRHFGGLSIQVFSSADAHEYQTELYLNPDEINFCGLTVVSTLLVPAFVADVDEEFDLMLKDDDLDQYRDLLSVVVKTLTERGTGFKVKYVPGANLGRYTGPDSPRHSLKGGDDIMFETLQIILVDGI; from the coding sequence TTGAAAATTAGACCTTACGATCGGTCGAGCCTTTGGCGTGCTGCATTTGCCGAGCGAAGTGAGGATCCCGACAGGCGCGACCGGGAAGCCTTGGCGGAAGCTTACCGCCAACTTCGCGATCGTGCCGGTGTCTTGGTTGGCGAGATTCACGCGGCCCTCCCAAACTTGACGGTCCACGATCTGACTCATGCAGATAGTCTGTGGGACGTCACATCTGAGATCTGCGGACCCGATTTCAAAATCAACCCCTTGGAAGCATTCGTCTTAGGCGCGAGCTTCCTGCTGCATGATGCCGGAATGGCTTTCGCTGCATACCGCAAGGGGATCATGGATATAGAGAATTCGTTAGAGTGGCGCGATGCTGTAGTCGCCGCGTGGAAGAGCCGAGGAGTCGAAGATCCGACTGGTCATCAACGAGAACAGCCACCATCAGATGTTAGCGACGAAGCGATTTTTCAAGTCCTTCGTGAACGTCATGCTTCACAAGCCAAGGAGCTCGCCGTTGCGCTATGGACTCTCCCATCCGGTCGGGCCCTGGCGCTAGTCCAAAATGACGACCTCCTAGAGTCCTATGGACTTCTGATCGGGGATATATCGGCAAGCCATCACTGGCCTCTACCTGAGGTGGCCAGATATTTCGGAGATTCGACCCCTGCGTCGGCGGCGTGGCCGAGGGATTGGGACGTGGATGGGCTGACTCTCGCATCTATCCTGCGCTGCGCGGATGCATGCGCGATAGATGAAACCCGTGCCCCAAGCTTTCTCTACGCCATTCGAAAGCCAGTCGGCGTCTCGAAACGGCACTGGAACTTTCAGAACAAGATATATCCCGCGAAACGTCGAGAGGATGGTTTGATCTTCGAAAGCAAATCCAGCTTTCAAGCGAACGAGGCTGACGATTGGTGGTTATGTTTCGATGCGATCGAGGTTGCGGATCGAGAGCTTAGAGGTGTCGATGCATTGCTAGCAGATCGCCGTAGGCGCGCACTTGCTGCTCGGAGAGTAATCGGCGCTGGTGATCCTGACATTCTGTCGAGTTCAGTGAAAGTTTCCGGCTGGAGGCCGGTCAATACACTACCTAAGATATCCGACCCAAGTAGCATCATTGAAAGATTGGGTGGGAAGCAGTTGTATGGAGACGAGCCCATTGTTCCTCTCCGAGAGCTTATCCAGAACTCAGTAGACGCCATTCGTGCCCGGCGCTTTGTTGATCCACATTTTTCACCAACCTCAACGGAGCGTTATCCCGGGCAAGTACTCATCGAATTCGAGCGCATCCCTCAGTCGCCTGAATACTGGATGATAGTTGAAGACAACGGCATTGGCATGTCTGAGAGGACCATCACTAGGTCGCTTCTCGATTTCGGGACGTCCTTCTGGGCGAGTCCGGCGGCCGCACGTCTGTATCCTGGCCTCCCGAGCGAGCGCGACTTTAAGCCAATAGGTAAATTCGGAATCGGATTCTTCTCCGTGTTCATGTACTCGGATGTCGTAGTTGTAATGTCGAAGGAGTTTCGTAGTGGGTTGGATGACTGGGTGCTGGTTTCATTTCAGCATGGCGTCCGGGGTCGAGGAGATCTTTCAGTAGTCAAGATGCCGAAGGAAATTTCTCTACCTAATGCCAATACTCGGGTAAAGGTGCGTGTCGGGGAGGATTTCTTGCGCTCACTTTCTCGGCGTGTCTGGGACGTTCCGAGAAATGATTCGCTTGATGATGCGCAGCATAGTCGCCTCACGGCTAGGTTAAGTCAGCTAGTGTGCGCATTGGATGTCCGTGTAACGCTCCGAATTGACGGCAATTCAATCAGTCTCAACGAGCCGCTCATATACGAGAAAGACCTGGAGACGATTTGGCGTCTTGTGAATGTCGATGGAAAAAAAGACAACTCGCGGCAGAAAAATATGCTGTCTCTTCTCGCGACCGCAGATCGACCCTATGGCTACTGTGGGTTGAACCTGGGTCGTTACGACCATGGGGCGTTCAAATCGGTGGGGGGCATCGTCGCGATCAACAAATATAACGAGCGAGACCCTATCGTCGGCGTGGCCGAATACGGAGTTTCAGCTGCAAATCGCAGTCCGGAAAACCTTGCTGCTCCAGATGAAGCAATTTCTGCATGGGTCAAAGAGCAGGTGAAACGTGTTCGGAAAGGGAAGCTTTCCGCCTCAGAGCGCGAGCATGCGACGTGGTGTCTCGGCAGGCTAGTGGGAGACGCGCGCCCAATCTTTTGTGTGCGCACAAGTGAAGGCGCACTGAATCTGGAGCAATTGGTGGCTGCGATAGGTCGAACCGGAAGTCTTACTATCCCTATATATTCCTATCCGACGTCCGCTTCACAGCGGCACTTTGGTGGCTTATCGATTCAAGTTTTTTCAAGCGCGGATGCGCACGAATATCAGACTGAACTCTACTTAAATCCGGATGAGATAAACTTTTGCGGCTTGACGGTAGTGTCGACCTTGTTGGTTCCTGCCTTTGTTGCCGATGTCGATGAAGAATTCGACCTGATGCTGAAGGACGATGATCTAGATCAGTATCGTGACTTGCTGTCAGTTGTAGTTAAGACTCTGACAGAACGTGGTACTGGCTTCAAAGTGAAATATGTGCCGGGGGCGAACTTGGGCCGTTATACCGGGCCTGACTCTCCCAGGCATTCGCTCAAAGGGGGCGACGATATTATGTTCGAAACCCTGCAAATCATCTTGGTAGATGGGATTTAA
- a CDS encoding nuclear transport factor 2 family protein, protein MTVEKLNRQRVLHLLDAISRSDLEAALSCCTDDVDFLTHAPIDVLPHMGPCHGKQELGEFWRTVQERYADIRYEVPQIVAEGDAVAAYLRVFFRKRSNDRIIQVDMAMFYTFRNGQVAQIREIIDSYDLVQQVLEREIGPLIVGERVDGA, encoded by the coding sequence ATGACGGTCGAAAAGCTCAATCGCCAGCGCGTGCTGCATCTGCTCGACGCGATCTCGCGCAGCGATCTCGAGGCCGCGCTGTCGTGCTGCACCGACGACGTCGACTTCCTCACCCACGCGCCGATCGACGTGCTGCCCCACATGGGCCCCTGCCACGGCAAGCAGGAGCTCGGCGAATTCTGGCGCACCGTGCAGGAGCGATACGCCGACATCCGCTACGAGGTGCCGCAGATCGTCGCCGAGGGCGACGCGGTCGCGGCCTATCTGCGCGTGTTCTTCAGGAAGCGCAGCAATGACCGCATCATTCAGGTCGACATGGCCATGTTCTACACTTTCCGCAACGGCCAGGTGGCGCAGATCCGCGAGATCATCGATTCCTACGATTTGGTGCAGCAGGTGCTGGAACGCGAGATCGGCCCGCTGATCGTAGGCGAGCGGGTGGACGGGGCTTAG
- a CDS encoding nuclear transport factor 2 family protein — MTEHSLWRFSRALHRAINDRHFEDIEALIDEDVEWALYGPIDMFPFLGARQGKDAVLDVIHQLADNFQVRRFDRESIMLGVDSAASMLRYSLTALDSSKPISLRVAQFAQFRAGKLTSMRVLIDTFDLVEQALGRAIHLPKMTSVG, encoded by the coding sequence ATGACAGAGCACAGCCTCTGGCGTTTCTCGCGCGCATTGCACCGCGCGATCAACGACCGGCATTTCGAGGACATCGAGGCCCTGATCGACGAGGACGTCGAGTGGGCGCTGTACGGCCCGATCGACATGTTTCCGTTTCTCGGCGCGCGCCAGGGCAAGGACGCCGTGCTCGACGTCATCCACCAGCTCGCCGACAATTTCCAGGTCCGCCGCTTCGACCGCGAAAGCATCATGCTCGGCGTCGATTCCGCCGCCTCGATGCTGCGCTATTCGCTGACCGCGCTGGATTCCAGCAAGCCGATCAGCTTGCGGGTGGCGCAGTTCGCCCAGTTCAGGGCGGGCAAGCTCACCAGCATGCGCGTGCTGATCGATACGTTCGATCTGGTCGAGCAGGCACTCGGCCGCGCCATTCATCTGCCGAAGATGACCAGCGTCGGCTGA
- a CDS encoding MaoC family dehydratase yields MPFFEEIEIGHRREIGAYTFTAESIKTFAAKFDPQRFHLDEEEGKNSLFGGLAASGWHVGSACMSLLVADGQRLAREAASRGEEVAVWGPSPGFRDLRWIRPVLAGDIVTYVNVVIDKRSSASRPGWGILTARTTGTNQRGEDVYAITASAFVPMRANGG; encoded by the coding sequence ATGCCGTTTTTCGAGGAGATCGAGATTGGGCATCGCCGCGAGATCGGCGCCTATACGTTCACGGCCGAGTCGATCAAGACATTCGCCGCAAAGTTCGATCCGCAGCGTTTTCACCTCGACGAGGAGGAGGGCAAGAACTCGCTGTTTGGCGGGCTCGCGGCCTCGGGCTGGCATGTCGGCTCAGCCTGCATGAGCCTGCTTGTCGCCGACGGCCAGCGTCTGGCGCGGGAAGCCGCCTCGCGCGGGGAGGAGGTCGCGGTGTGGGGTCCGTCGCCGGGCTTTCGCGACCTGCGCTGGATCAGGCCGGTGCTCGCCGGCGACATCGTCACCTACGTCAACGTCGTCATCGACAAGCGCAGCTCCGCCTCGCGACCCGGCTGGGGCATCCTGACCGCGCGCACCACCGGCACCAACCAGCGCGGCGAGGACGTCTACGCCATCACCGCCAGTGCTTTCGTGCCGATGCGTGCGAACGGCGGTTAG
- a CDS encoding MaoC family dehydratase, which produces MTLTFEDFPPGRFGTFGPRHVTRDEIVAFAAEFDPQPMHLDEEAASKSMLRGLSGSGWHLCSLMMRMMADGFITRAASLGSPGVDEVRWLSPLRPGDDLMLDVDVLEARTSKSRPELGIVKFKCTVRNARGDALCEMTSPILIKRREGAV; this is translated from the coding sequence ATGACCCTGACCTTCGAAGATTTCCCGCCCGGCCGGTTCGGAACATTCGGCCCGCGCCATGTCACGCGCGACGAGATCGTGGCCTTTGCCGCCGAGTTCGATCCGCAGCCGATGCACCTCGACGAGGAGGCCGCCAGCAAAAGCATGCTGCGCGGCCTGTCCGGCTCGGGCTGGCATCTCTGTTCGCTGATGATGCGGATGATGGCCGACGGCTTCATTACCCGCGCCGCTTCGCTGGGATCTCCCGGCGTCGATGAGGTGCGCTGGTTGTCGCCGCTCAGGCCCGGCGACGACCTCATGCTCGACGTCGACGTGCTGGAGGCCCGCACCTCGAAGAGCCGCCCGGAGCTCGGCATCGTCAAGTTCAAATGCACTGTGCGTAACGCCAGGGGTGATGCGCTGTGCGAGATGACCTCGCCGATCCTGATCAAGCGGCGCGAGGGGGCGGTCTGA
- a CDS encoding DUF4282 domain-containing protein, whose product MFSFSDLFQWDRFITPTIIKTFYWLVIALICLFGLSGIFSGLAMMAISPFGGFLMLLSSIASVVVGIVFSRIIAELILIIFRINEHLGAIRDQGGGVR is encoded by the coding sequence ATGTTTTCATTCAGCGACCTGTTTCAATGGGACCGCTTCATCACGCCGACGATCATCAAGACCTTCTACTGGCTGGTGATCGCGCTGATCTGCCTGTTCGGCCTCTCCGGCATCTTCTCCGGCCTCGCGATGATGGCAATCAGCCCGTTCGGCGGCTTCCTGATGCTGCTGTCGTCGATCGCGAGCGTCGTCGTCGGAATCGTGTTCTCGCGCATCATCGCGGAGCTGATCCTGATCATCTTCCGGATCAACGAGCATCTCGGCGCGATCAGAGATCAGGGCGGCGGGGTACGGTGA
- the ychF gene encoding redox-regulated ATPase YchF gives MGFKCGIVGLPNVGKSTLFNALTETAAAQAANYPFCTIEPNVGEVAVPDPRLDKLAAIAKSGQIIPTRLTFVDIAGLVRGASKGEGLGNQFLANIREVDAIAHVVRCFEDSDITHVEGKIAPLADIETIETELMLADLDSLEKRVDNLSKKAKGNDKDAKEQLDLVNRTLVLLREGKPARLVERKAEEERAFGMLGLLSSKPVLYVCNVEEGSAATGNSFSKAVQDQAAKEGAIAVVISAKIESEIATISRDERADFLETLGLEEAGLDRLIRAGYTLLDLITYFTVGPKEARAWTIYRGTKAPGAAGVIHTDFEKGFIRAETIAYEDYVALGGEAGARDAGKLRLEGKEYVVADGDVMHFRFNT, from the coding sequence GTGGGATTTAAATGCGGGATCGTCGGATTGCCCAATGTCGGCAAATCGACCTTGTTCAACGCGCTGACCGAGACGGCCGCGGCGCAGGCGGCGAACTATCCGTTCTGCACGATCGAGCCGAATGTCGGCGAGGTCGCGGTGCCGGATCCGCGGCTCGACAAGCTCGCAGCGATCGCCAAGTCGGGCCAGATCATCCCGACCCGGCTGACCTTCGTGGATATCGCTGGCCTCGTGCGCGGCGCGTCCAAGGGTGAAGGCCTCGGCAACCAATTCCTCGCCAACATCCGCGAGGTCGACGCCATCGCGCATGTCGTGCGCTGCTTCGAGGATTCCGACATCACCCATGTCGAGGGCAAGATCGCCCCGCTCGCCGACATCGAGACCATCGAGACCGAACTGATGCTCGCCGATCTCGACAGCCTCGAAAAGCGCGTCGACAATCTGTCCAAGAAGGCCAAGGGCAACGACAAGGACGCCAAGGAGCAGCTCGACCTCGTCAATCGCACCCTGGTGCTGCTGCGCGAGGGCAAGCCTGCGCGCCTCGTCGAACGCAAGGCCGAGGAGGAGCGCGCCTTCGGGATGCTCGGCCTGCTATCGTCCAAGCCCGTGCTCTACGTCTGCAACGTCGAGGAAGGCTCGGCCGCGACTGGCAATTCGTTCTCGAAGGCGGTGCAGGACCAGGCTGCCAAGGAGGGCGCCATTGCCGTCGTCATCTCGGCAAAAATCGAATCCGAGATCGCCACCATCTCACGTGACGAACGCGCCGACTTCCTGGAGACGCTGGGTCTCGAAGAGGCCGGCCTCGATCGCCTGATCCGCGCCGGCTACACGCTGCTCGACCTCATCACCTATTTCACGGTGGGCCCGAAGGAAGCGCGCGCCTGGACCATCTATCGCGGCACCAAGGCGCCGGGCGCGGCCGGTGTGATCCACACCGACTTCGAGAAGGGTTTTATCCGCGCCGAGACCATCGCGTATGAGGACTACGTCGCGCTCGGCGGCGAAGCCGGCGCCCGCGATGCGGGCAAGCTCCGCCTCGAAGGCAAGGAATACGTCGTCGCCGACGGCGACGTGATGCATTTCAGGTTCAATACGTAA
- the pth gene encoding aminoacyl-tRNA hydrolase, with amino-acid sequence MRLFVGLGNPGPKFARNRHNVGFMAVDEIARRHGFAPWRRRFQGETSEGTLGTERVILLKPMTYMNESGRSVQEAASFFKIATGDVTVFHDELELPPGKVRVKIGGGIAGHNGLRSISAHIGNDYRRVRLGIGHPGVKELVHGHVLSDFAKADNDWVATLCDAVAEHAALVAKGTDATFANRVHLAMQAKGFLTKDDNGKD; translated from the coding sequence ATGCGACTGTTTGTTGGGCTCGGCAATCCCGGCCCGAAATTCGCACGTAACCGGCACAATGTCGGCTTCATGGCCGTCGACGAGATCGCGCGGCGTCATGGTTTCGCGCCCTGGCGCCGCAGGTTTCAGGGCGAGACCTCGGAAGGCACGCTCGGCACCGAGCGCGTGATCCTGCTCAAGCCGATGACCTACATGAACGAGTCCGGCCGCAGCGTTCAGGAAGCGGCAAGCTTCTTCAAGATCGCGACGGGCGACGTCACCGTATTCCATGACGAGCTCGAATTGCCGCCGGGCAAGGTGCGGGTGAAGATCGGCGGCGGCATCGCCGGCCACAACGGCCTGCGCTCGATCTCCGCCCATATCGGCAACGACTACCGCCGAGTGCGGCTCGGTATCGGTCATCCCGGCGTCAAGGAATTGGTGCACGGCCATGTGCTGTCGGACTTCGCCAAAGCCGACAACGACTGGGTGGCGACGCTCTGCGACGCGGTGGCCGAGCACGCGGCATTGGTTGCCAAAGGCACGGACGCGACCTTCGCCAACAGGGTGCACCTCGCCATGCAGGCGAAGGGATTTTTGACCAAGGACGACAACGGCAAGGATTAA
- a CDS encoding 50S ribosomal protein L25/general stress protein Ctc — translation MATVKELKATARPKSGKGAARAERRAGRVPGVIYGNNQPPLTISVDDRELRSRILAGRFLTTLVDIDLEGNKHRVIPRDYHLDPVKDFPIHVDFMRLGEGATIRISVPLHVVKAEGSPGVKRGGAVNIVAHAIELECGVENIPQFIEADVGSLEIGHSLHLSDIKLPAGVKALTAEDATLVTIVPPSGYAEELKAAAAAPAAGAAAPAAGAAPAAGAAAPAAAAKAPAAKAPAGGDKKK, via the coding sequence ATGGCGACCGTCAAGGAATTGAAGGCGACCGCACGTCCGAAGAGCGGCAAGGGGGCCGCCCGGGCTGAGCGTCGCGCCGGGAGAGTGCCCGGAGTGATCTATGGCAACAACCAGCCCCCGCTGACCATCTCGGTTGACGATCGCGAACTGCGCTCGCGCATCCTCGCCGGCCGGTTCCTGACCACGCTGGTCGACATCGACCTCGAAGGCAACAAGCACCGCGTGATTCCGCGCGACTACCACCTCGATCCGGTCAAGGACTTCCCGATCCATGTCGACTTCATGCGGCTCGGCGAAGGCGCCACCATCCGCATCAGCGTTCCCTTGCACGTGGTGAAGGCCGAAGGTTCGCCCGGCGTGAAGCGCGGCGGCGCCGTGAACATCGTTGCGCACGCGATCGAGCTCGAGTGCGGCGTGGAGAACATCCCGCAGTTCATCGAGGCCGACGTCGGTTCGCTCGAGATCGGCCACTCGCTGCATCTCTCCGACATCAAGCTGCCGGCCGGCGTGAAGGCGCTGACCGCCGAGGACGCGACCCTCGTCACCATCGTGCCGCCGTCCGGCTACGCCGAAGAGCTGAAGGCCGCGGCTGCTGCTCCTGCTGCGGGTGCTGCGGCTCCGGCGGCTGGTGCCGCTCCGGCTGCTGGTGCTGCTGCTCCGGCAGCGGCTGCCAAGGCCCCGGCTGCCAAGGCTCCCGCCGGCGGCGACAAGAAGAAGTAA
- a CDS encoding accessory factor UbiK family protein — protein MTQTNNRFFDEIGRLMNDAAGAAQGVKREFDTVMRTQAEKFLRDMDLVKREEFEAVKDMARLAREENEALKARIAALEAKLGG, from the coding sequence ATGACCCAGACCAACAACCGGTTTTTCGACGAGATCGGCCGCCTGATGAACGACGCCGCCGGTGCCGCGCAGGGCGTCAAGCGCGAGTTCGACACGGTGATGCGCACCCAGGCCGAAAAATTTCTGCGCGACATGGACCTGGTCAAGCGCGAGGAGTTCGAGGCGGTCAAGGACATGGCGCGCTTGGCGCGTGAGGAGAACGAGGCTCTGAAGGCGCGCATCGCGGCGCTAGAGGCCAAGCTCGGCGGGTAA
- a CDS encoding dienelactone hydrolase family protein yields the protein MIDQQIAIPTKDGHTATFISHPERGGPFPVILFYMDAPAIREELRDMARRLATSGYYVMLPNLYYRSGVMELGALPADPNAPERKRMFALMGSLTIPMIMDDTRALLTYAEGQAAANTKLIGTVGYCMSGRYAVNAATHFPDRVKAAASVYGTQLATDQDDSPHLAAAKTKAELYFACAETDIYAPAEIIEKVKQGMSGAKAEVEIYPGTHHGFAFPKRPVYDRDAAERHWERLLALYRRNLV from the coding sequence ATGATCGACCAGCAGATCGCGATCCCCACCAAGGACGGTCACACCGCAACCTTCATCAGCCATCCCGAACGCGGCGGGCCGTTTCCGGTCATCCTGTTCTACATGGACGCGCCGGCGATCCGCGAAGAGCTGCGCGACATGGCGCGCCGGCTCGCGACATCGGGCTATTACGTGATGCTGCCGAACCTCTATTACCGGTCCGGGGTGATGGAGCTCGGCGCGCTGCCGGCCGATCCGAACGCGCCGGAGCGCAAGCGCATGTTCGCGCTGATGGGATCGCTCACGATCCCCATGATCATGGACGACACGCGGGCACTGCTCACCTATGCCGAGGGTCAGGCGGCCGCGAACACCAAACTGATCGGCACTGTCGGCTACTGCATGAGTGGCCGCTACGCGGTCAACGCCGCCACGCATTTCCCCGATCGCGTCAAGGCCGCCGCCTCGGTCTACGGCACGCAGCTCGCAACCGACCAGGACGATAGCCCGCATCTCGCGGCAGCCAAGACCAAGGCCGAACTCTACTTCGCCTGCGCCGAGACCGACATCTACGCACCCGCCGAAATCATCGAGAAGGTGAAGCAGGGCATGAGCGGCGCCAAAGCCGAAGTCGAGATCTATCCCGGCACCCATCACGGCTTCGCCTTCCCCAAGCGTCCGGTCTACGACCGCGACGCTGCCGAGCGGCATTGGGAGCGTCTGCTGGCGCTCTATCGCCGCAATCTCGTGTGA
- the lgt gene encoding prolipoprotein diacylglyceryl transferase — protein MPFLLIDFPAFKPIAIEIGPFAIRWYALAYICGIVFGWLYARSLLKKEGLWGGPAPMSLLQIDDFILWVTLGIILGGRTGYVLFYNLPFFFDHPAAIFRLWEGGMSFHGGFLGCVVAVMWFAYRNGISILSLGDITTAVAPVGLLLGRIANFINGELWGRAADPELPWAMIFPNDPTQLPRHPSQLYEAGMEGILLFTVLAIMIRFGALKRPGMILGAFILIYGLSRIAGEHFREPDVQLGFLWGGLTMGMLLSIPMLIVGGILIVLAVRRGAPKPAGAIR, from the coding sequence ATGCCCTTTCTCCTCATCGACTTCCCCGCCTTCAAGCCGATCGCGATCGAGATCGGTCCGTTCGCGATCCGCTGGTATGCGCTGGCCTATATCTGCGGAATCGTGTTCGGTTGGCTCTATGCGCGTTCGCTCCTGAAGAAAGAGGGGCTGTGGGGCGGCCCGGCGCCGATGTCGCTGCTGCAGATCGACGACTTCATTCTGTGGGTCACCCTCGGCATCATCCTCGGCGGCCGCACCGGCTATGTGCTGTTCTACAATCTGCCTTTCTTCTTCGATCATCCCGCCGCGATCTTCAGGTTGTGGGAAGGCGGAATGTCCTTCCACGGCGGCTTTCTCGGCTGCGTCGTGGCGGTGATGTGGTTCGCCTATCGCAACGGCATCTCGATCCTGTCGCTCGGCGACATCACCACCGCCGTTGCTCCGGTCGGGTTGCTGCTCGGACGCATCGCCAACTTCATCAATGGCGAATTATGGGGCCGCGCCGCCGACCCGGAGCTGCCCTGGGCGATGATCTTCCCCAACGATCCCACCCAGCTGCCGCGCCATCCGAGCCAGCTCTACGAGGCCGGCATGGAGGGCATTTTGCTGTTCACGGTGCTCGCGATCATGATCCGCTTCGGCGCCCTGAAACGGCCCGGTATGATCCTCGGCGCCTTCATCCTGATCTATGGTCTGAGCCGGATTGCCGGCGAGCATTTCCGCGAACCGGACGTCCAACTCGGCTTCCTCTGGGGCGGATTAACCATGGGCATGCTGTTGTCGATCCCGATGCTTATTGTGGGCGGCATACTTATTGTATTGGCAGTGAGGCGCGGTGCGCCGAAGCCCGCAGGGGCTATTCGTTAA
- a CDS encoding class I SAM-dependent methyltransferase, whose translation MTDQPLLDEIKALIKSSGPMPVWRYMELCLMHPRYGYYVSRDPLGREGDFTTAPEVSQMFGELLGLWTASVWKQMGSPQFLRLIELGPGRGTMMADALRALRVLPPLYQALHIHMVEVNPVLRERQSATLSGVRNIAWHDSIDDVPEGPSIILANEYFDVLPIHQMVRHENGWHERVIEVDANGKLQFGAAAEPTPRFEVLLPPLVRAAPVGAVFEWRPDAEIMKLASRVRDQDGAALIIDYGHLRSDAGDTFQAIARHTFTDPLKAPGQADVTAHVDFQALARGAEDVGARVHGPVTQGDFLKRVGIETRAAALMQKAAPDVATDISIALKRLTETGRSGMGSMFKVLGISEPRLTGLAGLSDLERGGDDS comes from the coding sequence GTGACCGACCAGCCGTTACTCGACGAGATCAAGGCGCTGATCAAATCCTCAGGCCCCATGCCGGTCTGGCGGTACATGGAACTGTGCCTGATGCATCCGCGCTATGGCTATTACGTCTCGCGCGATCCGTTGGGACGAGAAGGCGATTTCACCACCGCGCCCGAGGTGAGCCAGATGTTCGGCGAGCTCTTGGGCCTGTGGACTGCTTCGGTGTGGAAGCAGATGGGGTCGCCGCAATTCCTGCGGCTGATCGAGCTCGGCCCCGGCCGCGGCACCATGATGGCGGATGCGCTGCGCGCGCTCCGCGTGCTGCCGCCGCTCTACCAGGCGCTCCACATCCACATGGTCGAGGTCAATCCGGTCCTGCGCGAGCGGCAGAGTGCGACGCTGTCGGGCGTGCGCAACATCGCCTGGCACGACAGCATCGACGACGTGCCCGAGGGACCGAGCATCATCCTCGCCAACGAATATTTCGACGTGCTGCCGATCCATCAGATGGTCCGTCACGAGAACGGCTGGCACGAGCGCGTGATCGAAGTCGACGCCAACGGAAAACTTCAATTCGGCGCGGCGGCCGAGCCGACGCCGCGCTTCGAGGTGCTGCTGCCGCCTCTGGTGCGCGCCGCGCCCGTCGGGGCCGTGTTCGAATGGCGGCCCGATGCGGAGATCATGAAGCTCGCCAGCCGCGTGCGCGACCAGGACGGCGCGGCGCTGATCATCGACTACGGCCATCTGCGCAGCGATGCCGGCGACACCTTCCAGGCGATCGCGCGCCACACCTTCACCGATCCCCTGAAGGCGCCGGGCCAGGCCGACGTCACGGCCCATGTCGACTTCCAGGCGCTCGCGCGCGGGGCGGAGGACGTCGGCGCCCGCGTGCACGGGCCGGTGACGCAGGGTGATTTCCTCAAACGCGTCGGCATCGAGACCCGTGCAGCCGCCTTGATGCAGAAGGCGGCGCCCGACGTTGCCACCGACATTTCGATCGCGCTCAAGCGCCTGACCGAAACCGGGCGCAGCGGCATGGGTTCGATGTTCAAGGTGCTCGGCATCTCCGAGCCGCGGCTGACGGGCCTTGCGGGCCTGAGCGATCTCGAACGCGGCGGAGACGATTCATGA